The Oxobacter pfennigii genome includes the window AGATATAAAAATGCCGAATCACAGCCCGAAAGACCAGATATGACCAGGGATAAAATAAGTCTTTCCGAAAGAAATGACAAAAAGCTGTCTGCCTTCCAGAATACAATTTTTGATATGAAATAAAGTGTATTGCATATAACAATGGTTTTTTTGTAGCCTATTTTATCTGCAATATAGCCCCAGGGCACTTCAAAGGCAATAATGAAAAATAAAGATATGCTTTCAATCAATGTAATATCAAACACCGAAAGTCCTTGAGCGCGCCGGTATAGCGTAGCTATAGGACCGTAAAAAACCATGCCCTGCAAGAAGGCAATGGCATAGAGTAAGTGTATGTTCTTTTTTCTGATATCCAATTTAAATCCTCCAAACATTTTTTTGCATGCTAAAAAAACCGGGATTTCAGGCAAAAATTTTGGATTTTTAAATTGGATTGTTCATAAATAGAGCTCCTTTGTTCCTTTTATATAATCTAATGTGAATGGTATTTCATATTAAATTATATTAATGTTATTTTATAATACCAGCATTTGCCTGGCAACTTTTTTGTACAAAAGCTATACTAATCCTTTGTAATATTAAAGGGTTTTGCTATAATTATTCTTATATGTTTATTATATAATGAGGAGATTTTTATGTGGAAAGAATTTAAGGAGTTTTCCATGAAGGGAAACGTCATTGATTTAGCGGTAGGTGTAATTATCGGCGGAGCATTTGGTAAAATAGTGTCCTCTCTTGTAAGCGATATTATCATGCCTGTAATAGGCTTGTTTCTTGGGCAGGTAGACTTTGCCAATCTTTTCATCACTCTGGGAAGCGGGGAGTTTAAGACCATTGAAGCAGCTAAGCAGGCCGGCGTTGCAACCTTAAACTACGGATTGTTTTTAAACAATGTCATAGATTTTTTAATTATCGCTTTTTCTATATTCATAATAATAAAACAAATAAACCGGTTTACAAAAAAGAAAGAACAGCCGGCGCCTAAAAAAACAAAAACATGTCAATATTGCCAAAGTGAAATACATATTGAGGCTGTAAGATGCCCTAACTGTACTTCGGTTTTGGACAATCAGGGTGATTATACAGCATAATTTTTTAAATTAATAAAGGATGGTACGGCAATTTCGCACCATCCTTTATTACTGTCTCTGTTCCTAATAGCATAATTTATTTTAATAATTCAACTGTTAAGAAGCCTTGATTTTATAAGATTTATACTTGACGAAGCTTTTTTATTAATTCTTTGTATTCCCTGTCAAGGACTTCAATGTCATCAGTCTTTGAAGGCAGGCTGAGTTTTCCTAAAACCTCTGCCAAACGGTTTTCAAGTATAATCCTCAAAGCTTCGGTATCCTTAGGCGGCGAAGAGGCTTTTCTTGAAAGGAACTCATCAAATGTTCCGTCAAAGCTTATAATTTGCATATCCTCTATGGATAATATGCAGTCAGCGATATTCCTTACAAATCTTCTGTCGTGGGACACAAACAACAGAGTGCCTTCATACTCTAAAAGAGCTTCTTCCATAGCTTCCATGGAGTAAAGGTCAAGATAATTTGTCGGTTCATCCAGTATAAGTAAATTGAAGTCGCTCACAACTATTTTTGCCAGTGATGCTTTGACCTTTTCACCTCCGCTTAAAAACATTCCCTTCTTTAAAAGGTCTTCTCTTTTGAAAAAAAGCCTGGAGAGCAGCGTACGTACAAAGGTCTCTGTTAATATGCTCTCATCCATAACATTATCAAGCAGTGTTTTATCATCATCAATAAGGCTTAAATCCTGGCTGAAATAGCCTATTTTAACTCCCTTGGCATAATTTATTGCATCATCTTTATCAACAATCATTTTTATCAGCGTAGTTTTTCCGCAGCCGTTAGGACCTATAAGGGCAGTTTTACTGCCGTTATGGATTTTAAAGCCGGCGTTATTGAAAATCACCCTATCTCCGAAGCTTTTGCTAAGATTTTCAGAGCTTATAATCACCTTGCTGTGAAGCTTAATAATTCTATCCATATCCATGAGGAGCTCAGGTTCCTTTTGGGGCTTTTCTTTGACCTCAAGGCTTTCAATTCTGGATTGAAGGTTTTTGGCTGCCCTGTCCAAGGAGGCCTTTGCTTTCTGAGGTCCCATCTTATGAAGCCTGGCTTCTGAATTGCCCATTCTTTTAGGGGTTTTCTTTAAAGAACTTCCCTTGCTTTTTACCTCATGCATTGCTGCAGTGAGCCGTTTCTTTTCGGCGGTATACTGTTCATATTCAAAGGACGCTCTTTCTCTTTCTTTTGCTTTCAGCTCCCTGTACTTTGAATAGTTTCCGCCGTATTGTGTAATTTTCCCATTTTCAATTTCCAGTATGGAAGTGCATACATTATCAAGAAACTCCCTGTCGTGAGATACTATAAGCAACGCCCCGTTAAAAGCTTCAAATTCTTTTTGAAGCTTTATTATGCCGTCGCCGTCAAGATTGCTGGTAGGTTCATCGGCAATTATCAGCACATTGTTTTTGTTTAAGGAGTTTGCAATCTTGAGGCGGGTGGCTTCACCTCCGCTTAGCGTTTCATAAGGTAAATCAGGTACGTTAAACTTCCAGGCAAAGTTAGCACCTATATCAATTTTATCTTCATCAAGCTGGGTGATGTAGGAATAAGAGCCTTTTATCTCTTTAAATCCTTCATCAGGCATTATCTTTCCTGATAATATATTTAAAAAGGTTGTTTTACCCGAGCCGTTGATGCCTACCACACCAATTCTGTCATTTTCATATATTTTAAAGCTGTCAATATTTAATATAAGCCTGTCTCCAAAGTATTTTTTTATTCCCTTTATCTGGGCT containing:
- the abc-f gene encoding ribosomal protection-like ABC-F family protein — translated: MLIAQIKGIKKYFGDRLILNIDSFKIYENDRIGVVGINGSGKTTFLNILSGKIMPDEGFKEIKGSYSYITQLDEDKIDIGANFAWKFNVPDLPYETLSGGEATRLKIANSLNKNNVLIIADEPTSNLDGDGIIKLQKEFEAFNGALLIVSHDREFLDNVCTSILEIENGKITQYGGNYSKYRELKAKERERASFEYEQYTAEKKRLTAAMHEVKSKGSSLKKTPKRMGNSEARLHKMGPQKAKASLDRAAKNLQSRIESLEVKEKPQKEPELLMDMDRIIKLHSKVIISSENLSKSFGDRVIFNNAGFKIHNGSKTALIGPNGCGKTTLIKMIVDKDDAINYAKGVKIGYFSQDLSLIDDDKTLLDNVMDESILTETFVRTLLSRLFFKREDLLKKGMFLSGGEKVKASLAKIVVSDFNLLILDEPTNYLDLYSMEAMEEALLEYEGTLLFVSHDRRFVRNIADCILSIEDMQIISFDGTFDEFLSRKASSPPKDTEALRIILENRLAEVLGKLSLPSKTDDIEVLDREYKELIKKLRQV
- the mscL gene encoding large conductance mechanosensitive channel protein MscL, translated to MWKEFKEFSMKGNVIDLAVGVIIGGAFGKIVSSLVSDIIMPVIGLFLGQVDFANLFITLGSGEFKTIEAAKQAGVATLNYGLFLNNVIDFLIIAFSIFIIIKQINRFTKKKEQPAPKKTKTCQYCQSEIHIEAVRCPNCTSVLDNQGDYTA